The following proteins come from a genomic window of Mycobacterium sp. DL:
- a CDS encoding alpha/beta hydrolase, which translates to MAPREPIHTGSGEPILMLHPFLCSQNVWRTVAGQLADTGRYEVFAPTMLGHHGGHRSPTWLLHTDMLVDDVERRMDQLGWETAHIVGNSLGGWVAFELERRGRARTVTAIAPAGGWSQHSATKYETVLKFILGGPALIAARLLGPRILTLPFARRIATLPVSGPADGPPDADLHALIDDATHCSAYLQLLVKTLRMPGLLELANLGAPTQLVVCEKDRVFPAPRGHRYFINHMPADTQVIEFDGVGHIPMLEAPGRVTEVIADFVDQHTTPQEKAIG; encoded by the coding sequence ATGGCACCACGAGAGCCGATCCATACCGGGTCCGGCGAACCGATCCTGATGTTGCATCCATTCCTGTGCTCGCAGAACGTCTGGCGCACGGTGGCCGGCCAGCTCGCCGACACCGGCCGCTACGAGGTCTTCGCGCCCACGATGCTGGGCCACCACGGCGGGCACCGCTCGCCGACCTGGCTACTGCACACCGACATGCTGGTCGACGACGTCGAGCGGCGGATGGACCAGCTGGGCTGGGAGACCGCCCACATCGTCGGAAACTCGCTGGGCGGCTGGGTCGCCTTCGAACTCGAACGCCGCGGACGCGCCCGCACGGTGACGGCGATCGCCCCGGCCGGCGGCTGGTCGCAGCACTCGGCGACGAAGTACGAGACCGTGCTGAAGTTCATCCTGGGCGGCCCGGCGCTGATCGCCGCGCGACTGCTCGGCCCGCGCATCCTCACCCTGCCGTTCGCCCGGCGGATCGCGACCCTGCCGGTCAGCGGTCCGGCCGACGGCCCGCCCGACGCCGACCTGCACGCCCTGATCGACGACGCCACACATTGCAGCGCCTACCTGCAGCTTCTCGTCAAAACGTTGCGCATGCCCGGGCTGCTGGAGCTGGCCAACCTGGGCGCGCCGACACAATTGGTGGTGTGTGAGAAGGACCGGGTGTTCCCGGCGCCGCGAGGTCACCGCTACTTCATCAACCACATGCCGGCCGACACCCAGGTGATCGAGTTCGACGGCGTCGGCCACATCCCGATGCTGGAAGCGCCGGGACGGGTGACCGAGGTGATCGCCGACTTCGTCGATCAGCACACCACCCCTCAGGAGAAGGCGATCGGGTAA
- a CDS encoding exodeoxyribonuclease III — protein MIVSTINVNGIRASVKQRSPENLGMLPWFKETSADVVCLQEVRADDEQLADAVAPVLADGWHLASAAPHVRGRNGVAVLSRTPFDEVRIGCGAEEFASHGRYVEVDTAGLTVASVYFPTGEAETERQLEKERFMAAVADRMAVLLDSGRPSVLCGDWNIAHTENDIKNWRGNIKKAGFLPQERQWLTDLLATGWVDVVREAHPGVAGPYAWWSWRGKAFDNDAGWRIDYQLATPDLAARVASVHTERPAAYALRWSDHCPVTVDYA, from the coding sequence GTGATCGTCAGCACCATCAACGTCAACGGCATCCGTGCGTCGGTCAAGCAGCGGTCCCCGGAGAACCTCGGCATGCTGCCGTGGTTCAAGGAGACCTCAGCCGACGTGGTGTGCCTGCAGGAGGTCCGCGCCGACGACGAGCAACTGGCCGACGCGGTGGCCCCGGTACTGGCCGACGGGTGGCACCTGGCGTCGGCGGCGCCCCACGTCAGGGGGCGCAACGGGGTGGCCGTGCTGTCGCGAACCCCGTTCGATGAGGTCAGGATCGGTTGTGGTGCAGAGGAATTCGCGTCGCACGGCCGGTATGTCGAGGTCGATACCGCCGGCCTCACGGTAGCCAGCGTGTATTTCCCGACGGGCGAGGCGGAGACCGAGCGGCAGTTGGAGAAGGAGCGGTTCATGGCCGCGGTCGCCGACCGGATGGCGGTGCTGCTGGACTCGGGCCGCCCGTCGGTGCTGTGTGGCGACTGGAACATCGCCCACACCGAGAACGACATCAAGAACTGGCGCGGCAACATCAAGAAGGCGGGATTCCTGCCCCAGGAGCGCCAGTGGCTGACCGATCTGCTGGCCACCGGCTGGGTGGACGTGGTTCGCGAAGCACATCCCGGCGTGGCCGGCCCCTATGCCTGGTGGTCGTGGCGGGGCAAGGCGTTCGACAACGACGCCGGCTGGCGCATCGACTACCAGCTGGCGACTCCCGATCTGGCGGCACGCGTGGCGTCGGTGCACACCGAACGTCCGGCGGCCTACGCGCTGCGCTGGTCCGACCACTGCCCGGTGACGGTCGACTACGCGTGA
- a CDS encoding TIGR03086 family metal-binding protein: MPTFGDQHRTAVHASIDVVASVSPGDLGLATPCAGWTLADLLTHMTAQHHGFAAAARGHGANPAVWQTEPFTAAIATDPAGTYAAAAHDALSAFAAAGLDDALFALPEFGRDVSLPGRIAMGFHFVDYVVHGWDVAATIRSPFTLPTDVVAAVLPIVMAVPDGEFRNATGAPFARSLEHSDDGDDFAGILRHLGRNPSWARTSA, from the coding sequence ATGCCTACTTTTGGTGACCAGCACCGCACCGCCGTACACGCCTCCATCGACGTCGTCGCCTCGGTCTCACCCGGGGACCTCGGCCTCGCCACGCCGTGCGCTGGATGGACCCTCGCCGACCTGCTGACGCACATGACCGCCCAGCACCACGGGTTCGCTGCGGCGGCACGCGGTCACGGCGCGAATCCGGCTGTCTGGCAGACCGAACCGTTTACGGCGGCCATCGCCACGGACCCGGCGGGCACTTACGCCGCCGCAGCCCACGACGCGCTCTCGGCGTTCGCGGCCGCTGGTCTCGACGACGCACTCTTCGCGCTGCCCGAGTTCGGCCGCGACGTCAGCCTCCCCGGAAGGATCGCGATGGGCTTTCACTTCGTGGACTATGTGGTGCACGGCTGGGACGTCGCGGCGACGATCCGCTCACCGTTCACGTTGCCCACCGATGTCGTCGCCGCCGTACTGCCGATCGTGATGGCAGTTCCCGACGGCGAATTCCGCAACGCAACCGGCGCCCCGTTCGCCCGGTCGCTGGAACACAGTGACGATGGGGACGACTTCGCCGGCATCCTGCGTCACCTCGGCCGAAATCCGTCCTGGGCTCGGACTTCGGCATAG
- a CDS encoding MarR family transcriptional regulator, translating into MATTPRRPDLAAMLAPLLRELLAAEGPVLAAHGLTMWGYVVLSALDRGAIRTQAALAEAINADKTRIIPTLDELQDRGYINRYADPDDRRVRLLEITESGREVKDAAQSEIQRGEERWLAELSPDERRVFLRALRRMAPD; encoded by the coding sequence ATGGCCACGACACCGCGGCGTCCGGATCTGGCGGCGATGCTCGCCCCTCTGTTGCGGGAATTGCTGGCTGCCGAGGGGCCTGTGCTCGCGGCGCACGGCCTGACGATGTGGGGATACGTCGTGCTGTCGGCGCTCGACCGCGGCGCGATCCGCACACAGGCGGCGCTGGCGGAGGCCATCAATGCCGACAAGACCCGGATCATCCCCACACTCGACGAACTGCAGGACCGTGGTTACATCAACCGGTATGCCGACCCGGACGACCGCCGTGTGCGGCTCCTGGAGATCACCGAAAGTGGTCGCGAGGTCAAGGACGCGGCACAGTCGGAGATTCAGCGCGGCGAGGAGCGATGGTTGGCCGAGTTGAGCCCTGACGAGCGGCGGGTATTCCTTCGCGCACTTCGCCGGATGGCCCCCGACTGA
- the trpS gene encoding tryptophan--tRNA ligase, translated as MTSTTQPVVFSGAQPTSDSLHLGNALGAVSQWVALQEGHDAYFCVVDLHAITVTQEPETLRRRTLVTAAQYLALGVDPARATVFVQSHVPAHAELAWVLGCFTGFGQASRMTQFKDKSQKQGADATTVGLFTYPVLMAADVLLYDTELVPVGEDQRQHLELARDVAQRVNARFPDTFVVPEAMIPKATAKIYDLADPTAKMSKSATTDAGLISLLDDPAKTAKKIRSAVTDSDRDIRFDPVAKPGVSNLLTIQSAVTGADINTLVDGYAGRGYGDLKKETAEAVVEFVTPIKARVDELLADPAELESVLASGAARAQQVSGQTLRRVYDRLGFLAPR; from the coding sequence ATGACCTCAACCACCCAGCCGGTCGTCTTCTCCGGTGCACAACCCACCTCCGATTCCCTGCACCTGGGCAACGCCCTGGGCGCGGTCAGTCAGTGGGTCGCACTGCAGGAGGGCCACGACGCCTACTTCTGCGTCGTCGACCTGCATGCGATCACCGTCACGCAGGAACCCGAGACGCTGCGCCGACGCACCCTGGTGACCGCCGCGCAGTACCTCGCGCTCGGCGTGGATCCCGCGCGGGCCACGGTGTTCGTCCAGAGCCACGTGCCCGCTCATGCCGAATTGGCTTGGGTTCTGGGCTGTTTCACCGGTTTCGGTCAGGCGTCGCGGATGACGCAGTTCAAGGACAAGTCGCAGAAGCAGGGCGCCGACGCCACCACCGTCGGGTTGTTCACCTACCCGGTGCTGATGGCGGCCGACGTGTTGCTCTACGACACCGAACTGGTGCCCGTCGGGGAGGACCAGCGCCAGCATCTCGAGCTGGCCCGCGACGTCGCGCAGCGGGTCAACGCGCGTTTTCCCGATACGTTCGTGGTGCCCGAGGCGATGATCCCGAAGGCGACCGCCAAGATCTACGACCTGGCCGACCCGACGGCGAAGATGAGCAAGTCGGCGACCACCGACGCCGGTCTGATCAGTCTGCTCGACGACCCGGCCAAGACGGCCAAGAAGATACGTTCCGCTGTGACCGACAGCGACCGCGACATCCGTTTCGACCCCGTGGCCAAGCCGGGGGTGTCCAACCTGCTGACGATCCAGTCGGCGGTGACGGGCGCCGACATCAACACGCTCGTCGACGGTTATGCGGGCCGCGGCTACGGCGATCTGAAGAAGGAGACCGCCGAGGCGGTGGTGGAGTTCGTCACGCCGATCAAGGCGAGGGTCGACGAGTTGCTCGCCGACCCGGCCGAACTGGAGAGCGTGCTGGCCAGCGGAGCGGCCCGGGCGCAACAGGTGTCTGGGCAAACGTTGCGGCGGGTATACGACCGTTTAGGGTTTCTAGCACCGCGCTAG
- the yhjD gene encoding inner membrane protein YhjD, with the protein MTAPDSSTDSDDKPGILDRLRARMPWFDHVMRAQGRYNECKGDFYAAGITYFTIFALFPLLMVGFAVAGFVLASRPDLFAEVENQIRGAVSGDLGEQLVELMESAIESRGTVGVIGLAAAAWAGLGWMANLREALSQMWGGFRAEPAGFVKTKLSDLLSLLSAFVAIVATVALTALGSRSVMDTVLGWFGIGDTTGLTLVLRGVSILVSVLVSWLLFTLVIVRLPREPVGFRSGVRAGLLAAVAFEIFKLVASIYLQSVVTGPAGATFGPVLGLMVFAYITARLILFATAWAATTAENMGEEPIPAPAPAVIRNRIVTRPGLGPVQATAAVAAGALGALGLTRWRRR; encoded by the coding sequence ATGACTGCGCCGGACAGCTCGACTGACTCCGACGACAAGCCCGGCATCCTCGACCGCCTCCGCGCGCGGATGCCCTGGTTCGATCACGTGATGCGGGCTCAGGGCCGCTACAACGAGTGCAAAGGCGACTTCTACGCAGCCGGCATCACCTATTTCACGATCTTTGCGCTGTTCCCGCTTCTGATGGTCGGGTTCGCCGTCGCCGGTTTCGTCCTGGCCAGCCGACCGGATTTGTTCGCCGAGGTGGAGAACCAGATCAGGGGTGCGGTCAGCGGTGACCTCGGAGAGCAACTCGTCGAGCTGATGGAGTCGGCGATCGAGTCGCGCGGCACCGTCGGCGTCATCGGGCTGGCGGCCGCGGCGTGGGCGGGCCTGGGCTGGATGGCCAACCTGCGTGAGGCACTCAGCCAGATGTGGGGTGGGTTTCGGGCCGAGCCCGCCGGGTTCGTCAAGACCAAGCTGTCGGATCTGCTGTCGTTGCTCTCGGCGTTCGTGGCCATCGTGGCCACCGTGGCGCTGACGGCCCTGGGCAGCAGATCGGTGATGGACACCGTGCTGGGCTGGTTCGGCATCGGCGACACCACCGGACTGACCCTGGTGTTGCGCGGGGTCTCGATCCTGGTCTCGGTGCTGGTGTCCTGGTTGCTGTTCACGCTGGTGATCGTGCGACTGCCCCGGGAACCGGTCGGTTTCCGCAGCGGGGTGCGGGCCGGGCTGCTGGCCGCCGTCGCATTCGAGATCTTCAAGCTGGTCGCGTCGATCTATCTGCAGTCGGTGGTCACCGGACCGGCCGGTGCGACGTTCGGTCCCGTTCTCGGGTTGATGGTGTTCGCCTACATCACCGCCCGGCTGATCCTGTTCGCCACGGCGTGGGCGGCGACGACGGCGGAGAACATGGGCGAAGAGCCCATCCCGGCACCCGCGCCGGCGGTCATCAGGAACCGGATCGTCACCCGCCCCGGACTCGGGCCGGTGCAGGCGACGGCTGCCGTCGCGGCGGGAGCGCTTGGCGCGCTGGGCCTTACGCGATGGCGTAGGCGCTAG
- a CDS encoding D-alanyl-D-alanine carboxypeptidase family protein, giving the protein MATFTKISAQLSALVIATLLAVAPVAAAEPNAAVDPCPYRVATPPAVDASEVPKVGPPPDPLPVPAKPMGGDALSGCGVITAPNTPPVPGDVSAEAWLVADLDTGDVIAARDPHGRHRPASIIKALTAMQAIRDLPLHKVVPGTAEDAAVEGTSVGVGEGGFYSINDLLHGLLMYSGNDAAHALAMQMGGMDNALNKLNVLAGQLGARDTRVATPSGLDGPGMSTSAYDIGLIYRYAWQNPTFSDIVATRSTTFPGRDGAGYPIENDNKLLANYPGALGGKTGYTDDAQQTFVGAADRDGRRLVAVLLRGTRQPIAPWEQAARLLDYGYATAPGTRVGTLIEPDPSLVAAKPDPATAGTTNNANAALPDVNALPVRIGVGVIGSVIVFSLIMCARALNRRPV; this is encoded by the coding sequence ATGGCGACCTTCACAAAGATCTCCGCGCAGCTGTCTGCGCTGGTCATCGCGACCCTTCTGGCAGTCGCCCCGGTCGCTGCGGCCGAGCCGAACGCGGCGGTGGACCCCTGCCCCTACCGGGTGGCGACGCCGCCCGCCGTCGACGCCTCCGAGGTCCCCAAGGTCGGCCCGCCTCCGGACCCGCTGCCGGTACCCGCCAAGCCGATGGGCGGGGACGCGCTGTCGGGCTGCGGCGTCATCACCGCGCCCAATACCCCGCCGGTCCCCGGCGACGTCTCCGCGGAGGCCTGGCTGGTCGCCGACCTCGACACCGGCGACGTCATCGCGGCCCGGGACCCGCACGGCAGGCATCGCCCCGCCAGCATCATCAAGGCACTCACCGCGATGCAGGCCATCCGCGACCTGCCGCTGCACAAGGTGGTTCCCGGCACGGCCGAGGACGCCGCGGTCGAAGGCACCAGCGTAGGAGTCGGCGAGGGCGGCTTCTATTCGATCAACGACCTGCTGCACGGCCTGCTCATGTACTCCGGAAACGACGCGGCACATGCGCTGGCGATGCAGATGGGCGGCATGGACAACGCCTTGAACAAGCTCAATGTCCTCGCCGGCCAGCTGGGGGCGCGCGACACCCGGGTGGCGACACCGTCCGGCCTAGACGGCCCCGGCATGAGCACCTCGGCCTACGACATCGGCCTGATCTACCGTTACGCCTGGCAGAACCCGACCTTCTCCGACATCGTCGCCACCCGTTCGACGACGTTCCCCGGCCGCGACGGCGCCGGCTACCCGATCGAGAACGACAACAAGCTGCTGGCCAACTACCCCGGGGCGCTGGGCGGCAAGACCGGTTACACCGACGACGCCCAACAGACCTTTGTAGGCGCCGCCGACCGCGACGGACGCCGGTTGGTCGCCGTCCTCCTGCGCGGCACCCGGCAACCCATCGCGCCGTGGGAGCAGGCCGCACGACTGCTCGACTACGGATACGCGACCGCACCCGGCACCAGGGTGGGGACCCTGATCGAGCCGGACCCCTCGCTGGTCGCCGCCAAACCGGATCCCGCCACCGCAGGCACGACGAACAACGCCAACGCCGCGCTCCCCGACGTCAACGCGCTGCCCGTCCGAATCGGGGTCGGCGTGATCGGGTCGGTGATCGTGTTCAGCCTGATCATGTGTGCCCGCGCGCTCAACCGCCGACCGGTGTGA
- a CDS encoding metallophosphoesterase, whose product MFIVVLGSVLGLMHLYVWKRMVKDTTRPGRARWLLSIAVAALMVLLLVTLLGPRTFGVTDAGWYAWPGYFWFGLIAYLFLVLLVLEPVRLALRGWVKRAPTAPEPAAEPAPAPEPAPSVDRRIFLARAGAVAAGAAAVGLVGTGAASALGPPTVLRVPVRLSRLDPAFNGFRIAVVSDIHLGPLLGRAHTERIVRMINETEPDLVAVVGDLVDGTVEELGPAAEPLRDLQSREGTFFVTGNHEYFVEETDLWMRELERLGLDVLRNENTRIRRGSASFDLSGVNDVAGASRDDPPDFDRALAGVDPAGPTILLAHQPIHVTEAAARGVDLQLSGHTHGGQMWPFHYIVAQEQPALAGLSTVQDTQLYVSRGAGFWGPPVRIGAPPDISVLSLESGL is encoded by the coding sequence ATGTTCATCGTTGTTCTCGGCTCGGTCCTCGGGCTGATGCATCTGTACGTCTGGAAGCGGATGGTCAAGGACACCACCCGGCCCGGCCGCGCCAGATGGCTGCTGTCCATCGCCGTGGCCGCCCTGATGGTGTTGCTGCTCGTGACCCTGCTGGGGCCGCGCACCTTCGGGGTGACGGATGCGGGCTGGTACGCCTGGCCCGGATACTTCTGGTTCGGCCTGATCGCCTACCTGTTCCTGGTGCTGCTCGTGTTGGAGCCGGTGCGGCTGGCGCTGCGGGGCTGGGTGAAACGTGCGCCGACCGCCCCGGAGCCGGCGGCGGAGCCGGCGCCTGCACCGGAGCCGGCGCCTTCGGTGGACCGGCGGATCTTCCTGGCCCGGGCCGGTGCGGTGGCCGCAGGCGCCGCTGCGGTCGGACTGGTCGGTACCGGTGCGGCCAGCGCGCTCGGTCCGCCAACGGTGCTGCGGGTCCCGGTGCGGCTCAGCCGGCTGGACCCGGCGTTCAACGGGTTCCGCATCGCGGTGGTGTCCGACATTCACCTCGGTCCGCTGCTGGGTCGTGCGCACACCGAGCGGATCGTGCGGATGATCAACGAGACAGAACCCGACCTCGTGGCTGTGGTGGGTGACCTGGTCGACGGCACGGTCGAGGAGCTCGGCCCGGCGGCGGAACCGCTTCGCGACCTGCAATCGCGCGAGGGGACCTTCTTCGTCACCGGGAACCACGAGTACTTCGTCGAAGAGACCGACCTGTGGATGCGGGAACTCGAACGCCTGGGGCTGGATGTGCTGCGCAACGAGAACACCCGGATCCGCAGAGGGTCGGCCTCCTTCGACCTCTCCGGAGTCAACGACGTGGCGGGCGCGTCGCGCGACGATCCGCCTGATTTTGACCGGGCACTGGCCGGTGTGGACCCGGCAGGGCCGACGATCCTGCTGGCCCACCAACCGATCCACGTGACCGAAGCCGCCGCTCGTGGCGTCGACCTGCAGTTGTCCGGTCACACCCACGGCGGCCAGATGTGGCCGTTCCACTACATCGTCGCGCAGGAACAGCCGGCACTGGCAGGGTTGTCGACGGTGCAGGACACCCAGCTGTACGTGAGCCGCGGGGCCGGTTTCTGGGGACCTCCGGTGCGGATCGGGGCGCCGCCGGACATCAGCGTGTTGTCGCTGGAGAGTGGTTTATAA